A genomic window from Blastocatellia bacterium includes:
- a CDS encoding BMP family ABC transporter substrate-binding protein, translating to MLLKIQQNIINKPCQIERGADVIFQAAGNSGLGVFDAAEETNHLAIGVDANQNWVKPGFILTSMMKRVDNAVYDTVKDVIGNQFKGGIHEFGLESDGVGYALDDYNRNLIPQSVLDEVERAKKEIIAGRIKVTDAMAEK from the coding sequence ATGTTATTGAAAATTCAACAAAATATAATTAATAAACCTTGCCAGATCGAGCGCGGTGCCGATGTCATCTTTCAGGCCGCCGGCAATTCCGGCCTCGGCGTCTTTGACGCGGCGGAAGAGACCAACCATCTGGCCATCGGCGTGGATGCGAATCAGAACTGGGTGAAGCCGGGCTTCATTCTGACCAGCATGATGAAGCGTGTGGATAATGCCGTTTATGACACCGTCAAGGATGTCATCGGCAATCAATTCAAGGGTGGCATTCACGAGTTCGGCCTTGAAAGCGACGGCGTCGGCTATGCGCTCGACGATTACAACCGCAACCTGATCCCGCAATCGGTTCTCGACGAAGTCGAGCGCGCCAAGAAAGAGATCATCGCCGGGCGCATCAAAGTCACCGACGCAATGGCCGAGAAGTGA
- a CDS encoding BMP family ABC transporter substrate-binding protein: MKQTALAVLLCALLIAPGCSRVLGGGDEASGKKRVGIVFDIGGKDDKSFNAAAWVGVQRALKDMPSDMILRDVEPGDPTSIEPSMRAFAERGYDLIIGVGFAQAPIMEQVSKDYPNLKFAIIDGVIDAPNVASLIFKEHEGSFLVGMIAARTTKTNKVGFVGGMDIPLIHKFATGYAEGARFANPKIEVFENYVGVNDSAWNNPGKGKELAKAQIERGADVIFQAAGNSGLGVFDAAEETNHLAIGVDANQNWVKPGFILTSMMKRVDNAVYDTVKDVIGNQFKGGIHEFGLESDGVGYALDDYNRNLIPQSVLDEVERAKKEIIAGRIKVTDAMAEK, from the coding sequence ATGAAGCAAACGGCATTGGCAGTTCTGTTGTGCGCTTTGCTCATCGCCCCGGGTTGCAGCCGTGTGCTTGGCGGCGGCGACGAGGCGAGCGGCAAGAAGCGCGTCGGCATCGTCTTTGACATCGGCGGCAAGGATGACAAGTCATTCAACGCCGCCGCCTGGGTTGGCGTCCAGCGGGCGCTCAAGGATATGCCCAGCGACATGATCTTGCGCGATGTCGAGCCGGGCGACCCGACTTCGATTGAACCATCTATGCGCGCCTTTGCCGAGCGCGGCTATGACCTGATCATTGGCGTCGGTTTCGCGCAAGCGCCGATCATGGAGCAAGTGTCGAAGGACTATCCCAATCTCAAGTTTGCCATCATTGACGGTGTCATTGATGCGCCGAACGTCGCTTCGCTGATCTTCAAGGAACACGAAGGCTCGTTTCTCGTCGGCATGATCGCGGCGCGCACGACGAAGACCAACAAGGTTGGCTTCGTCGGCGGCATGGACATCCCGCTGATCCACAAGTTCGCCACCGGCTATGCCGAAGGCGCGCGTTTTGCCAACCCGAAGATCGAGGTCTTTGAGAACTACGTCGGCGTCAATGACTCGGCGTGGAACAATCCCGGCAAGGGCAAAGAGCTGGCGAAGGCGCAGATCGAGCGCGGCGCCGATGTCATCTTTCAGGCCGCCGGCAATTCCGGCCTTGGCGTCTTTGACGCGGCGGAAGAGACCAACCATCTGGCCATCGGCGTGGATGCGAATCAGAACTGGGTGAAGCCGGGCTTCATTCTGACCAGCATGATGAAGCGCGTGGATAATGCCGTTTATGACACCGTCAAGGATGTCATCGGCAATCAATTCAAGGGTGGCATTCACGAGTTCGGCCTTGAAAGCGACGGCGTCGGCTATGCGCTCGACGATTACAACCGCAACCTAATCCCGCAGTCGGTTCTCGACGAAGTCGAGCGCGCCAAGAAAGAGATCATCGCCGGGCGCATCAAAGTCACTGACGCCATGGCCGAGAAGTGA
- a CDS encoding isoaspartyl peptidase/L-asparaginase: MKNKITRRDFVRTSAVAGVAAGMINEAPRSALAVQGGTRPVVVSSANGLAATAKAMEMIRAGRDTLDAVIAGVNIVEDDPKDQSVGYGGLPNEEGVVELDSSVMHGPTHRAGAVASLRNIKNPSLVAKLVLERTDHLLLVGEGALRFALAHGFKAMDLLTEESRAAWLKWKETMSDKDAWGPGLATPDGQPQSLIYNGDWDRAELLARIEEYIAHPPTGTINCIAVNGRGDLSGVTTTSGLAWKIPGRVGDSPIIGCGLFVDNEIGAAGSTGRGEECIKINGAHTIVEMMRRGASPTDACLEACKRVVANYNNNRAKLSKFHLNFYALNKKGEYGAGSLWAYSINARGERHRSRYAVHDGKENKLHDMPYLYEVPDV, encoded by the coding sequence ATGAAAAACAAGATCACACGCCGCGATTTCGTTCGCACGAGCGCCGTCGCCGGGGTTGCCGCCGGCATGATTAATGAAGCGCCGCGATCTGCGCTTGCCGTCCAGGGTGGCACTCGCCCTGTCGTCGTATCGAGCGCCAATGGCTTGGCCGCCACCGCCAAGGCGATGGAGATGATTCGCGCGGGCCGCGATACGCTCGATGCGGTGATTGCCGGGGTCAACATTGTCGAAGACGACCCGAAAGATCAGAGCGTCGGCTACGGCGGCTTGCCGAATGAAGAGGGCGTCGTCGAGTTAGACTCCAGCGTCATGCACGGGCCGACGCACCGCGCCGGCGCGGTCGCTTCGTTGCGCAACATCAAGAACCCGTCGCTGGTCGCCAAGCTGGTTTTAGAGCGCACAGATCACTTGCTGCTCGTCGGTGAAGGCGCTTTGCGATTCGCGCTGGCGCATGGCTTCAAGGCGATGGATTTGCTCACCGAAGAGTCGCGCGCCGCGTGGCTGAAGTGGAAAGAGACGATGAGCGACAAGGACGCCTGGGGGCCGGGACTGGCGACGCCCGACGGTCAGCCGCAGAGCTTAATCTATAACGGTGACTGGGATCGCGCCGAGCTACTGGCGCGCATCGAAGAGTACATCGCCCACCCGCCGACGGGAACGATCAACTGCATCGCCGTCAACGGGCGTGGCGACCTGTCGGGCGTGACGACGACCAGCGGGCTGGCGTGGAAGATACCGGGGCGCGTCGGCGATTCGCCGATCATCGGCTGCGGCCTGTTCGTGGATAACGAAATCGGCGCCGCCGGCTCTACGGGGCGCGGCGAAGAGTGCATCAAGATCAATGGCGCGCACACCATCGTCGAGATGATGCGGCGCGGCGCATCGCCTACGGATGCCTGCCTCGAAGCCTGCAAGCGGGTGGTCGCCAACTACAATAACAACCGGGCCAAGCTCAGCAAGTTCCACCTCAATTTCTATGCGTTGAACAAGAAGGGCGAGTATGGCGCGGGGTCGCTGTGGGCTTACTCGATCAACGCGCGCGGCGAGCGCCACCGCTCGCGCTACGCCGTGCATGATGGCAAGGAGAACAAGCTGCACGACATGCCTTACCTGTACGAAGTGCCCGATGTATAA
- a CDS encoding diacylglycerol kinase family protein, whose amino-acid sequence MTETLFIINPVSGGGAALRAWREARPALLAAGLTIREQVTTRAGEAAEVTRAALSSGTTRVVAVGGDGTLSEVVNGFLDGEGRPINSEAAIGILPGGTGADFCKTLGIATPVQAIRALSGATVKMIDAGRISLNGTDGQPYTRAFINLASFGLGGDTAMWVNRWRGRRSRLLKGQAKYALAALRALDRYRNHRVRVKLGQESELEIDSNLLVVANGRYAGGGMMLAPHARLDDGLFDVIVADGATRWDIIKELPRIGRGGHLKNPRVSEHRARVISITASEPLAIDVDGDFAGTTPATLTVSPSAVRLLSA is encoded by the coding sequence TTGACGGAAACCCTGTTCATCATTAACCCTGTGTCGGGCGGCGGCGCGGCGCTCCGCGCATGGCGCGAGGCGCGGCCCGCGTTGCTGGCGGCAGGCTTGACGATTCGCGAGCAAGTGACAACGCGCGCCGGCGAAGCCGCCGAAGTGACACGCGCCGCATTATCCAGCGGCACCACACGAGTCGTTGCCGTCGGCGGCGACGGCACGTTGAGCGAAGTGGTGAACGGCTTTCTTGACGGCGAAGGGCGACCGATCAACAGCGAAGCCGCGATTGGCATCCTGCCGGGAGGCACCGGCGCCGACTTTTGCAAAACGCTCGGCATCGCAACTCCTGTGCAAGCGATTCGCGCCCTCAGCGGCGCGACGGTCAAGATGATAGACGCAGGGCGGATCAGCTTGAACGGCACGGACGGCCAGCCGTATACGCGAGCCTTCATCAACCTTGCCTCGTTCGGGCTTGGCGGTGATACGGCGATGTGGGTGAACCGCTGGCGTGGCCGGCGCTCGCGTTTGCTCAAGGGTCAAGCCAAGTACGCGCTGGCGGCGCTCAGGGCGCTCGACCGCTATCGTAACCATCGCGTGCGTGTGAAGCTCGGACAGGAAAGTGAACTGGAGATTGACAGCAACTTGCTGGTAGTGGCTAACGGCAGGTATGCGGGCGGCGGCATGATGCTCGCGCCGCATGCCCGGCTCGATGATGGGCTGTTCGATGTCATCGTTGCCGACGGCGCGACGCGCTGGGACATCATCAAAGAGTTGCCGCGTATCGGGCGCGGCGGCCACCTCAAGAATCCCAGAGTCAGCGAGCATCGCGCCCGCGTCATTTCGATCACCGCCAGCGAGCCGCTCGCCATTGACGTAGACGGCGATTTCGCAGGCACCACGCCGGCAACGCTGACCGTCAGTCCTTCAGCCGTGAGGCTGCTCAGTGCATAA
- a CDS encoding thymidine phosphorylase: MRAVDIIEKKRDGKHLTRDEIHFIIQGYTAGEIADYQVSALLMAIFLRGMTDAEAIALTEEMLHSGEVLDLSELGRLRVDKHSTGGVGDKTSLVIAPVVAAAGVPVPMISGRALAHSGGTLDKLDSVQGFRTNLSLAEFRATLTQVGVALIGQTAQIAPADRKLYALRDVTATVPCRPLMAASIMSKKMAEGITGLVLDVKVGNGAFMKTEAEARQLAELMIQIARGLGKDCVALLTDMNQPLGRTVGNALEMIEAFDALRGQGPDDFITLCRELSAEMLVLGGAVATVDEGRARYDELIAKGAALEKMREIIAAQSGDPRVLDDYSLLPTARHERAVLARRSGTVQAIDTAAIGRASMLLGAGRLRLDSKIDLSVGLTIHARIGDRVEERTPLAVMHFNDAVLVDEAAAVILQAYQIGAEATAPPVLIKDVLR, encoded by the coding sequence ATGCGAGCGGTTGACATTATCGAAAAGAAACGCGACGGCAAACATCTGACGCGCGACGAGATTCACTTCATCATTCAAGGTTATACTGCCGGCGAGATTGCCGACTATCAGGTGTCGGCCTTGCTGATGGCCATCTTCCTGCGCGGCATGACGGATGCCGAAGCCATCGCGCTCACCGAAGAGATGCTGCATTCGGGCGAGGTCTTAGACCTGTCTGAGCTGGGCCGCCTGCGCGTCGATAAGCATTCGACGGGCGGCGTCGGCGATAAGACTTCTCTAGTCATCGCGCCGGTTGTCGCGGCGGCGGGCGTGCCTGTGCCGATGATTTCGGGCCGCGCCCTGGCGCATTCCGGCGGCACGCTCGACAAGCTCGACTCGGTCCAGGGCTTTCGCACCAACCTGTCGCTTGCCGAATTTCGCGCCACGCTCACGCAGGTTGGCGTCGCGCTGATCGGCCAGACTGCCCAGATAGCGCCCGCCGACCGCAAGCTCTACGCCTTGCGCGACGTGACGGCTACCGTGCCCTGCCGCCCGCTGATGGCCGCTTCGATTATGAGCAAGAAGATGGCCGAAGGCATCACCGGCCTGGTGCTTGATGTCAAAGTCGGCAACGGCGCGTTCATGAAGACAGAAGCCGAAGCCCGCCAGCTCGCCGAGCTGATGATTCAGATCGCCCGCGGTCTCGGCAAAGATTGTGTCGCGCTGCTCACGGACATGAACCAGCCGCTCGGTCGCACGGTCGGCAACGCTCTGGAAATGATCGAAGCCTTCGATGCCTTGCGCGGCCAGGGGCCGGACGACTTCATCACGCTTTGCCGCGAGCTTTCAGCCGAGATGCTGGTGCTTGGCGGCGCGGTGGCTACGGTTGACGAAGGCCGCGCCCGCTATGACGAGTTGATCGCAAAGGGGGCGGCGCTTGAAAAGATGCGCGAGATCATCGCCGCGCAATCCGGCGACCCACGTGTGCTGGATGATTATTCGTTATTGCCGACGGCGCGGCATGAGCGCGCGGTTTTAGCCCGGCGCAGCGGCACTGTGCAAGCGATTGACACGGCGGCTATCGGGCGCGCTTCGATGCTGCTCGGCGCGGGCCGCCTGCGGCTCGATTCAAAGATCGATCTGAGCGTCGGACTGACCATCCATGCGCGCATCGGCGACCGCGTCGAAGAGCGCACGCCGCTGGCCGTCATGCACTTCAATGACGCGGTGCTGGTAGACGAAGCCGCCGCCGTCATTCTCCAGGCTTATCAGATCGGCGCTGAAGCGACCGCGCCGCCGGTGTTGATTAAAGATGTGCTGCGCTGA
- a CDS encoding sigma-70 family RNA polymerase sigma factor — MATSPQEVTQLLVDWRGGDHAALDKLMLLVYDELHALARRYMKRERGDHTLQTTALVNEAYMRLLGQQHADWQNRAHFFGVAAQVMRHLLVDHARSRRYARRGGSALRITLDDAVAATPEESVDLLALNEALDRLSRIDERKCRIVELRYFSGLSVEETAEVLGVSAITVKREWLKAKAWLYREIKQETEAGTN, encoded by the coding sequence ATGGCAACCTCGCCACAGGAAGTCACTCAGCTACTCGTAGACTGGCGCGGCGGCGATCACGCGGCGCTCGACAAGCTGATGCTGCTGGTCTACGACGAGCTGCACGCCCTGGCGCGGCGCTACATGAAACGTGAGCGCGGCGACCACACTTTGCAGACGACGGCGCTGGTCAATGAAGCCTACATGCGGCTGCTCGGCCAGCAGCATGCGGACTGGCAGAACCGCGCGCACTTCTTCGGAGTCGCCGCGCAGGTGATGCGTCACCTGCTGGTTGACCACGCGCGCTCGCGGCGCTATGCCCGGCGCGGCGGCTCGGCGCTGCGCATCACGCTCGACGATGCGGTGGCCGCGACGCCGGAAGAGTCGGTTGACCTGCTGGCGCTCAACGAGGCGCTCGACCGATTGAGCCGGATTGACGAGCGCAAGTGCCGCATCGTCGAGCTGCGCTACTTCAGCGGACTGAGCGTTGAAGAGACGGCAGAAGTGCTCGGCGTCTCGGCCATCACGGTCAAGCGCGAATGGCTGAAAGCCAAAGCCTGGCTCTACCGCGAGATCAAACAGGAGACAGAGGCCGGCACCAACTGA